In the Melanotaenia boesemani isolate fMelBoe1 chromosome 14, fMelBoe1.pri, whole genome shotgun sequence genome, AAGAGCTTGCTTCTGAAATGACCCTGAATAATTCAAAGGCCTGCTGAATAAGTCAAAGTGTAGGCGACTCCACACTGAGACAGTCTGGCTCTGGGGCAAAAGGAGGCCATTCAAGGCTCCTATTAGTGTCTTGTGGGTAACACTTTAGGGtaaataaacaattatttaCAATGCTTTGTAACCCATTTCATTACCTGTCTAAaatgggttaaaaaaacaatgttaaaataaaataaagttataacTGTTAGTCCCATGACCGCGTTACTGTAAAAgcccagtaaaaacaaaaatataatgaTGAAATTTATGGAAtgtatctgtaaaaaaaaaaataaatgtactgtGCGTTTACATCTGATTATTGTCATTGCAAATTCAAGTTTTGtgaaaacaagttaaaatacaTTGTTGTTTTGGTCACTTAATGGTGGCTGATGGTGCAACACAGCAAATAGAATCTGTGTTACTGGAAATGCAACGTGGCACATATAAATATGAAGACATCTTCATCAATCTGTCTTTTCCCGTGCATTGGTCTTCTTCCAGGTAATCACAGCCTCCTGGCTTATTCGGAGTAACACCACCCCAGCAAACACCGTTGTTAAACCGCAGAGCATTGCCAGGCTGTCAATTAATGTAAGTGTAGTCCACTCCTTGAAGAGAAGAGCAGAAGCAAAAATCACAGTTGTTGTGAATGTCACGTAGTATATTGCTTCAAATATGTTGGAGCTGAAGCACTCCAAGGCTTTATTGATGAAGAAGAATTGGATCAGGATGCTGGCAACCAGCGTCCCCAGCAGGCCCAGGAAGAGAGCCAGGGCCCTGCTGCTCGAGGGCCCTCCGCCAAACGCGTCCGGGGCAACCAGGCCAAGTCCTTTGCTGCTTGGGACGGTGAAGGTTCCAAAGAGGGAACATATGGCAACGAACACCATGATGTTTGTCTTGCCATAAGCTGGAGCGATCCAGACAATAAGAGTGATCAGCAGCAAGACCACCAAGAGGGCATAAGTTACAAACACTGCAGGATGAAGcagaaatgtgttcagttaTAATGCTTTAGGATATTATGAGTTGTTGTTAATTTCTAAACCAGTGCTTGCTTTATCACCTGGATCGGATAGCCTCTCCTCAAGCTCCACTCTTGAAGTTGCTTCTGCTTTAGGGGCATGAATGATGAGCATAATAGAGCCACAGCAACATAGTACACAACCAAGCTTTCCCAGGATGTTTAAATGCTCTTCCAAGATCCAAGACGCCAGTACAGCCCTgcagcacacaacaaacagcATGTTAATGAAATATACAGAGTCCTGGAAATACTCGAAAACAGATTTCTTGTCTCTGCACTTTTGTGCTTATTAGACTTCGTAATCACAATGTCGATgttattatacatttttcatgTGAAGCATACAGTATTTGTTTATGAGGATTATGAGTTACAAGATCAATAATTAACCAACAATCTGTGCTTCGGTGAACAAACTAGCCTAATCAGCAAGTTTGTCTGAGATAAGAAAGGTTCCTGTTTCTCCTTACAGAACTACAGAGGAAAAAGTGAAACTACACAGATTCTACTTGTAATTAAACATCAGTATGTCATAATCTGATTTTGACTCTTAGAGTAGAAGCAGTCTGTTACCATCATCACAAAACCATGAATTACTCTCACTTGTCAACTGCTTGTtaaacaaatatctaaccagccaatcacatggcagcaactcaacacatttattcatgcaaacatggtgaagacgactttttgaagttcaaactgagcatcagaatgaggaagaaagcagATTTAAGCGATTTTGGGTagggcatggttgttggtctgagtcaGGGGTgtttcctggacctgggaacattaggggctgagcccacaccctcgTAAAGAAATCTCGATaaaccaacacagtaaaaaatgctttttatttaagctttcttgagcattgtgtcaccttgtttaaagccaaatactgtaatatgtgcttcgatatgtatttattttcaatcttaaacgtgacaatgtaaacaagatctctaaaatcagaggtaaacttttacttttccagacatctgctgtttatctccacaacctgctctttagtgcacatcttctgcaacaaaaggatgaacgtgaactgttttcagtcacttacAATTTTCAGACTAAAGATCatgctgtagtatttactgtacctctctatcatctcatctgtctcttccttctttccctacaggcttcacttgttttccttccatcatttcccttctttccttctttcacttgctgttttccatctttaccattactactttttcagtagtatagcCGAGTTTAAACTACTGGTATACTCGGATTTTTCCTTCCCAGTCTCGAACAtccctgtcctggagcaacacacacatacaagaaccaccaacctcattaatacataaagtatacacccacacaaaggtgaggccatgaaagactggttttgtattccaaatataaatgtattgtgagcaacataaaatgtaaaacactctttaaaactctttaactacTGACCCGCCAGTGACCTGGacgtaaacaaaaacattagtaaataaatttataataaaattgttctttatttatctatatttaaactaaagcagcatctacaAACCAAACACCCAACACTGGGAAAGCCGTTTCCATCTACTACAACACAAATGTCTAAAAAGGAGATTTCAGGATTTATAGGGAGTTAGTAAATGGagatgaggaaactgagctaaTGGTGGGCTCCTGCACAACGCAGGCCCTGGCTTCAGGGCTAAAATCTCTGAGCAATCCTGTACACTCAACAAGAGAATATCAACTTCGTTGTACTTCTGTGCATTTATGTATGACCTGAAGAGAGAGTAAGAAGTAGAGCTAACTCACTTCTCCAAGTAAATTTAATCACAGTTATATACAAATGAGTCctgttgtatttaaaataacaaatattctGCTTCCCAATGACAGGGATAAATAATACCTTGATAATTCCTACTTCAGCTCCTTGTAGCATGAAGCTTCCTTGCACCTTAACAACCGTTTTCTATGTTAGAAAACAAGTATGACTGTCCTTTGACCCCACCCTGTTATCTTCCCCTTTATTGACGTGGAGGTGTGGTGggacgggagattctcatcatggatgtgcagccgacaaatctgcagcgaCTGTGTGATGCTTTCATGACACAATGAAATctcagaggaatgtttccaacatcttatgacaccaagaattaaggaggaaaaagaggTTCCAACCTGGTACGAGCAAGTTGGACCTGATAAGGTAGCCGGTTAGTGTATATGACATTATAGCGCtaaatcaaaaaacaaaaacaaacaaacaaaaaaaagttcctcGCCGGCTTAAACTTACCCAAATAAAACTCCGAGAGCTCCTAGAGGCGTAACTATCACAGCAGGGGCCACGTTGTAGGCAAGGAAATTTCCAATTTGACCAGTAATCactaataaacaaatatatgacGGCATTGGATTTTTAGTTCTCGTAGAAATTTAGGCTCTGTGGGGAACAAGGTACAAAATTCTGTATCAATTTTCAGGATTTGGAGCTGACAGATGACGTGATACTCACTGCACAGCGTGCCACTCCACCACACAACGTCAGCGAGATACGGCCTTCCTACATGAAATTAATGGAagagtttggtttggtttactaaattaattatactttttaaaatgcctTTTCCACGACGTCATATTATGTACATCGTTTAGTATAATTTAGTTAGCTTATCCTTCTTCCTTACCTTTGTCGCGAGAGCGCAGTATCCCCTTCTTTTGAAGTACAAATGTCGACCCATTAATAAAACTTGATATTACAGCTATTACTATTCCCATGTATTCATTCGAAACAAATAGGATTCCTGAGTCATCGGCCATTTTTGTAGTTATAACTAAAGAATGAATTCTCACAACATGTCCCAGAATTTCTGTTGAGTCACAACACCACCTAGCGGACAGTCGTGTCTTTTAAGTGGGCAAACCCCGCCCCTCCTATGTCCCGCCTTAAATTCAAGAGTAGAGCATATTTTACTATACGGGTCAGCAAGAGCGGGCGGAGTCGAGACTATACCCAGCAAACTTCCACTGAAATTAACTCAGCGGGCTGTGGTGGTACAAATCTACGGCACCTAGTCACACAGTTACGACGACTACGTAATTTGTTTCCATGCCTCGTGCCCTAGTCTACGACCTGTCAATCAAATCCATTATGAACGTCTTGTTaatgcagcaaagcagctgaGGGGACGAGAATAGCTTGAGAAGTGACCGCAGGTAATTTACGAATTTGTTGCCAAATTGAACGCGTTAAAAGCTGTGTTTCTAAACTTCCCAAAACGTTGCATCTTATTTAATGTGATGTCATGTCCTCGAAGCTTGTTCATTGTTGACTGGATGATGATAGCTAGTTTAGCTTTGCCTAGCTAGCGTTGTTAGTGTTAGCTGTTTAGCAGGCGAACTAGTTAGTTCCACAATCACCAAGCTAATGGGAATGTTAGCAAGAGGCGTATGTTGCATCGTGAGCCTACTGATGCTGTGTCAGAGTCTGGTATTACTCGGTGGTGTTCTATCTGTTCTCGTGCCTCCTAGCAACACGAATCAaggttaaatataaatatgctaATGGTAGCATTTAATGCTACAATATTGTTTTTCTCAATGTTTAATTTAACGTTGCATTGAAACATTTCTGGCCTTAATCACGGCGTTACACATATCTTGAGTACATTGGTGAAGCTTACATGCcctaatagttttttttcttttatttaaattagaaaattatTGTCATAGGTAAATGCAAAGAATTTGGTTTAAAGGATCATTGTTGTGCAAAGCAACATTTATCAGCTACCGCTAAAGCTAACTTTCCAATATTACTCTATTTACCTGTCAAAGAATACTGGAATGTGATTGACATACGTTTTGTAATTAATGATAACGCCCTTTACTTGCTTACTTTTATGTTCCAGTTCATTTATTCCTAGCTGTGGAAGTTCGTCAAGCTGATGTTTTGTTAGGATGTAGGTTCACAGTCTGTACCATGACTAGTTACAGGAAAAAAAGCCTGAACCAAGCCTGTAAAAGAGCATGCCAATCTTCCACCTTCACTGTCACTCAGTATTACTTTCTGGGCCAAGATGTCAACCTTAATACACTGAACCATACAAACCCATACACCATTAATACATTCTTTATATTGTAATTGTTCTTACCTGATTTGGACTTTGTATGTTGGCCTTGTATTATAACACAGCTCTTCATGTCTCTCTTGCAGGTTGGCTGCGTTTGCAGccaggagaggagagggaaagATGCCTTCTCCATCTTTCACCCTGGATGCCCAGCTGAGATTTCATGACAAATGGCTGAAGATAGACTTACAGGTGAGTGAACATGATGACGTCAATATGATGGTGTCACACATATGTTAtgtaaaaactagttaacattaaaaaatatatgtaaatataaaaactatTGAGTCAACGAGCTCAGGACCTTCACCTGACACACCTTACCATAACGCTGGTCTGCAGCGTCACATACAGATGCTTATTGTTCTTCCTGTAATATGAAAAGAGATGCAACCCTCCAGTTTGGAGTTATGAACACAAACTGGTGTTGGTAGTAATTACGCAGTACTTAAAAATAATTATGGAGATTATAGAGCTGCTTCATGCAGATAATAGGTTGCTGAGTGAGTTATGATCCCTCAACTACACAAATAGCTGCCTGTCTGGACTCAATCTGAACTGCGACCTTAATTGAGAACTTAAATTAGGGAAGGGTGTCATATTTTCCCATAGTTGGTGCTGCTTCCAGTGCAGAGGAAAGCATAGCTTTAGAACTTTGTGTCTAGTTGATAGCGTCTGTgagtttaaatgctttttttccatttaagatGTCAGAAAGCTAGCAAGAAAGCAAGTGTTTATGAAAGCTGATGCCATTAAGCAGAAATTCAGGGACAAAGAAGCTATTTTTGTACCATTGAGCTGATGGAACAAGAGATATTCATCCATTTGTAAGATGATGAAAGAACTCATTTATGTAGCAAATGCTTGAAAATATTGAGAAGATTTAAATACAGATAAGCATCAcacaattttaaatttaattctgTCTCTCTCCTTTGGTAGCGGGCATTCTCTCCAGAGGGTCTGAGCGAGATGTGGAATGAAATGGTAAAAGATGAAGAGGTAACATTCAATGGAGAAGAATCGGCTCACCCAGGTATGGCTCCTTCACAGTCTGCACTCACTTGTGTGTCTGACAGGTTTACATATGGCTCCCATCTTGTTATTACAACATGTCACGTTTTTAAACCTAGTCTGAGGATGGTATTGGATACAGAGATAGTTGTGTTGTCTTAACCTTGTGGCTGTGCATGaagtccttttttatttatctttttctttagaAGACTGCACTGACTGTTTCGGGACTCAGAAGAAGGATGAGCCCAatgataaagacaaaaaggaggaggaggaaacatcagCATCTGTGCATCAGTCCATCATTGAGACGTGGGACTGGGGGCAACAGCCAGGTGAGGATGTTTTCAGAATGAGGTCAAAGTGTGGTGGGCTGTAATATATTCCCGTAGGCTACGTCCATGCTCCCCTCCTCTGTCCTTTGGTAATTAATACCATGCTGACTCCAGATGGTTTCCCAACACCTAAATGTCGACTAGACGCAAGTCTGCTCGCCTTTTCAACACATGTCCAACCTTGCTGTTTATCCACTCAGACTCTGCTATGCGCGCATGTTTTGCTGCCACGTGAGTTGTGGAAACTTTGAAATGACAACTGGAACTTTGCAGGTCTGAGGGGTTATTTTTACTCCACAGTGTGTAATCTCTGTAGTTCAGAGCGAGGACTGTCTCTCACCCAAGTTTTGTTTACTTCAGGAACTGGGTGGGACAGAGTTATGGTTGCGGGAGATAAGCATTGGTTGGGAGGTACGCAGGGTCAGATCTACATGTCCATTGAAAACAGGTTTTGTTAGTAGCTACTTGCCTGCTTCcctttgttgttgtgtttttgttttttttgctttttaagtgAATTGAGGCTGGAAATCACACTTGTCTGATGGTCCAGTGGGTGTAACTACAGGGACAATTACTCTTGTCATTGATGCTTAAAGTTCAAACAGCATACTTCCTGCTTTTCCACTGTGTGGTCAGAAATCTGAAACATGCTGCTATCAGCAGTTACACCTCAGACCCAGGCCTGGATGATGTTGGCAAAAGAAATCTCATTGCAAATTTTCTGACAAATATTGCAATTTAAATCTTTTAGGTTCCAGCTTTCCGTTTAGTTTTCATgcataaacatgtattttacatGATACGGAGAATTACCACATGGGGTGACATCTAAATATGAACTGCTCCATATTCTAACAAGGACATAAAGTTGAGATATGAACGGCTTCGTTTACTAATTGCAAAATGCAACCTGTGGCAAAAACACAGAAGCTTGAGTGTTAAATTTCCTCTGGAACAGGTCTATACTTTGTCCATGTAGTAAAagctaaacagtctgatgttatttattttattacaccACAAAACTTCATTTCTCTCTAGATGATTACACATGGTCATTATGTTTTAATGCACCAAAAGGACGATAGGAATGTCAGAAGCAAGTGGATTTGTAAAACCGTGGACGCTGCAGGTTTGAGACCTGGTTTAGTCGTCGTGTAACATGAAAAGTTAATTGTGCTCCTTTGCGatttaccattttaaattacgattttggtttaaaaacgATTAGTCGTTCAACCCTACTGGAACCTACATGACAGCTTTACTCTGAATCCATACGATGGCCGAATTTATCCCCTTTTTACCgtatttaatgattttgattttttctttgcatgacaCACTTTTTAGCCAGGGGTAAATAAGTGAATTTGATCAGGATACATATTTGTCCTGACAGCCGAGCCTAGCTGACTGTTGTGCAGCCCGTGCAACCTCAGGCCAGTCTGGCTTACAGAGCTCTTAAGTGGATTTCAGAGATGCTATTTTGGCTCATCACGTCTTCTCTGCAGTGCTGCTGCATCTACACAGAACTTTCTTTTGAACCACATCAGAACAAAGATCTGCTTGTGATGAAagtcagaaaaacacattttttcaatctgaagaatttttttttcttcaccatGCAAATCAGTCAGGCTTACAAATAATAAGTTTAAATGTCACAAGG is a window encoding:
- the nipa1 gene encoding magnesium transporter NIPA1 isoform X1, which encodes MADDSGILFVSNEYMGIVIAVISSFINGSTFVLQKKGILRSRDKGRPYLADVVWWSGTLCMITGQIGNFLAYNVAPAVIVTPLGALGVLFGAVLASWILEEHLNILGKLGCVLCCCGSIMLIIHAPKAEATSRVELEERLSDPVFVTYALLVVLLLITLIVWIAPAYGKTNIMVFVAICSLFGTFTVPSSKGLGLVAPDAFGGGPSSSRALALFLGLLGTLVASILIQFFFINKALECFSSNIFEAIYYVTFTTTVIFASALLFKEWTTLTLIDSLAMLCGLTTVFAGVVLLRISQEAVITWKKTNAREKTD
- the nipa1 gene encoding magnesium transporter NIPA1 isoform X2; translation: MPSYICLLVITGQIGNFLAYNVAPAVIVTPLGALGVLFGAVLASWILEEHLNILGKLGCVLCCCGSIMLIIHAPKAEATSRVELEERLSDPVFVTYALLVVLLLITLIVWIAPAYGKTNIMVFVAICSLFGTFTVPSSKGLGLVAPDAFGGGPSSSRALALFLGLLGTLVASILIQFFFINKALECFSSNIFEAIYYVTFTTTVIFASALLFKEWTTLTLIDSLAMLCGLTTVFAGVVLLRISQEAVITWKKTNAREKTD